One Salvia splendens isolate huo1 unplaced genomic scaffold, SspV2 ctg327, whole genome shotgun sequence DNA window includes the following coding sequences:
- the LOC121789755 gene encoding uncharacterized protein LOC121789755 yields the protein MAPLLALALILFLSLSTNAEDRAHGLSSEPPVAISPEAFAFFHPDADAKQHPSGTNTCDSSHCTKLPLAATVKSAPAHESQSQSPTSGEHGLGAGGIAGISLSFLFVALVGMGVYHVMNKRKANIDRAKPEQLGEV from the coding sequence CCTTAGCGCTCATTTTATTCCTATCTCTTTCCACAAACGCCGAAGATCGGGCTCACGGCCTAAGTAGTGAGCCCCCGGTTGCAATCTCTCCAGAGGCATTCGCATTTTTCCACCCGGATGCTGATGCTAAGCAGCATCCGAGTGGAACTAACACGTGTGACTCGTCACACTGTACCAAATTACCTCTAGCAGCCACCGTGAAGTCGGCCCCAGCCCACGAGAGCCAGAGCCAGAGCCCGACCAGCGGGGAGCACGGGCTGGGAGCTGGTGGCATTGCCGGAATTTCCCTAAGTTTCCTGTTTGTGGCCCTCGTCGGAATGGGAGTTTACCACGTGATGAACAAGCGGAAAGCTAACATTGACAGAGCCAAACCAGAGCAACTAGGAGAAGTTTGA